DNA sequence from the Macrobrachium nipponense isolate FS-2020 chromosome 26, ASM1510439v2, whole genome shotgun sequence genome:
TCACAGTTTAATTTGAAACGTAAAATGTTTATGTTTCTTAGGAAACTCAGTCGGTTATCTAACACAAGTATTCCATGTGAACGCTACCCAAAAACTCCTATAAATAGCCCCTACATATAAAGGAAAGGTTTACTACAGCCTCTTGAGCCTCTTCCTTTTTCGTAAATCTTCATGCTATAGGAAACGATTACACGAAAACCTGAGCCTTTCTTAAAATGAGGACCATTTGCCTAGTGCTGCTCGTCGCTGCTGGTAAGTAAATGAATACAAACGAATCAGCATTCACTTACCAGCCTTTTTTATGTGCACTTAGTGAATAGGAGTCTGACTTAGGGTTAGGGAAGGGAAATGCCAGCCAGCATTGTGAAGATTGTGGCTTTAAAGGCTCCTTGGGTAAACTCGATGTGAGCATCTTGTTATATTGTGGGTGCCATAATCTGGGCAATGTTGGTCAGGAATCTGTGATTTATACtatatgttgttttattgtggttGGGGTTGGATATTTCCATCAAGGGTATAGGTCATACACAGTTTTTGGATGAGACAAACCAGGACTTCATAGGAAACACCGATAGCTAGGCCACTGTCTTGTAGAAGGGATAGAATGGCCATTATGTGCTGATGGTTTTCTGGtgaatataagtattttgttgGCATAGCATAGGCAAAAGGGAGATCTACAAGGCTGTTGTTCATCAGCCTTTGGAGTGTAGCCCCTAAATTTTGGGAGACCAAATATTGAGCAAGTGAAGATATATGTTCCATTTTCAGGATATTTTTGTGCTTGGAGAAGATTCTTGCCCTATGGAGGGTGGAAGGAGTAGTGATTAGGTTTCATTTGGAGGTTGAGGTGCCTGTAGTCTCTATGGGGGTGCCAAGAGCTATCAGGTTTCTTGACGGTGTGGAGTGGTTGTCATGGGTAATGACTAACTTGGTTTAGGGAGAATACTAATGGCaatgaaaatgacaattttcatgatgaattatttggatacttacttaCCGTTAAATTTAGCTTATCCTTGGCTCGATTGGTGCGactgccatttaaaaaaaataaaaataaaaatacccttggCTAAGTCGCTAGGACTGTCTTGGTATTAATCTGTCTCCCACCAGATGGTGCTGGAATGTTTATATTCTGTCATATCTCTTTATGAGCACCCAACTCAGATGTGGGGAGGCTGGATGGGTTTGCACTTTAACaataggtaagtatccaaataattaattCTATCATGAAAATTATCATTGTTTGGAATGAGTCTTTCCAACTGTTATAATTAGCTGACTACCACATTGAATGAGGATGGTGGGTTAGTGCAGCCAGAGAAACAAGAGTTCAGCCAAGTGAACTAAAAGCTTTTTAATGAAGTGAAAAAGCTTCTCATCAATTGttaattgtgtaaaaaaaaaaatgatcggtAGGCCGAGAATATCTGCTTTTGACCACCAGAGTGCTAAAGTTTTAGCGACATAGGGAATTTCAAAGGGGGCGTGGCGGCCGGCTGGCATCCGACACGGTTATCaccaataaatattttgtttgcaTTAAAATCCTTTTCATCATGGGCGCTATACCTCCGTATATCAAATAGCATCTTCCATATCGCTAACAATCCCAGTACTAATAAGATGTTAGTGCAgtatgaaaggttgaactcacgATTTTCTAATAGTACTACATAGGTAAGACATCAAACACCAATAACTGAACTGTATAGCTTCAGTAACAAAAAGCGCGAAAGTTGTATTTGTAGgaagtttttcagttttattgaatGGTAATACGGTTCTTTCTGCCAAACAAGGACAAACAATTCTGTACTCCATGAAAATAGATTCTTCTTAAActgaaaggaggaaaaggagtACAACAAAATGTTCGCAAAAAGTGtctgaaatataattttcattgcggcacaaaactgaatgtaaacacaataataatacagttagTAATGCACCCACACataaaagtttttgtttatttgaacaAATTCCCTAAGCATCAAACAATAAGGAAATGTGTGAAGCACATTTATTCTCATGGAAATCACACATATCGACAACGGAGCTTCATTTGCTTTGTATACTCGATGCTCATGTTTCGATTCCATTCCCTTTTTGAAAgcactaccgagagagagagagagagagagagagagagagagagagagagagagagagagagagagagagagagatatcaatgaTTTACTATATAGTCATACTTTTGTAAAAGGATTTAGTGAAAACGATTTAGTTATGTATACTATTTGAGAAAAAgtgttctgtattttttcttcagtttcttaCGTTTTCTTTTGGTTCTATATGAGACAATATCTGTTTTAATTGTATTTAAGACTTAACACAACCGATGAAGGCTAGCCTGATGCAACCCAAGTAGAATATCTGGGTCAGTGATGATACTGTCCTGGGATGCGAACATGCTTACGTAGCCAACGAGTCTGGGAAtgagtttgttaaaaaaaagtgagaaaatcaACATACTCTGGTTTCACATAAGGGATACTTAGAACAAACTAGCTGGAGTGCCTTTGATCTTGAGATTTTGTACAATTTAGTAAAATTTGCCAAAGTTCTAAGTCTTAGCATTAATTATATGTAACATGATATAAAGCATAGAAGTGAAATTTAAATTTGAGTAACTATATATTGAATGTTCAATGCCACAACACATTTTTCCAACCAAACCCCAGGAGCCTACAGTGACTCGTGCTTAGGGAGATGCGGAGAGAAGGACCTTTCTAAAAGCTGCCAGTGCAACTCTTCTTGCAAAAAGTTCTACGATTGTTGCaaggattactttgaaatctgCTTCAGCTGTCAAGACCGTTGTGGGGAGGCCTACCTGTCTTCTAAGCCCTGCCAGTGTAACGATAAATGTCCCTCTCATGGCAACTGCTGTGACGACTACAATGACCTTTGTGGAGGTGAGTCCAATTCAGTACCTGAGTTTTTGGAATAAGTTCCCGAAAAATCTTGCCTCATCTCTTAATTGACTTCTTATTACCACTTTTCATACAGTTTGTTTTTGCGATCCCTTTCACCAACTAAATGCGTTAGCCCGGAGTCGTCATTCGGATCCGGTAGGCAAAACCCTACTCACCAAATGAATGCCTGGTACAATGCCAGCACTGagtatgaaaaaaaggaaaaaaaatgtcttattataattttatgaaaaaacagagtccaatcttcAGTGGATTACATGCACGAATAACTAACTTCAATTCACGTTTACAAAATTCAGCAAACATCTGAGAACTTTTGAATGATGACCGCTCGCTATCTAATATTTTTGACTGCTAAGTTTACCATATCCACATTCCCAGGGAGTCAAACCTGCCACCTATTCAAaccatttcttttaaattttagtACACTGATGTCAAACAATGAGGTCCTGATAAAGGCAGCATGTAATTTAGGCTCTTGTTCAAACCTGAAggcattaaataaatgaaaactttaaaTCAAAGCCAGCAGTATAGCACTGCATAGCTAAATGTTGGTGGTTTGATACTTTCTATATTAGACTATTTTTgttgaataattaaaaaacaaattgcgTGCACAATAGCAAATGCTGCACCCAAACTACATCTTGAGAACGTTATTGTAGAAAAATAAAGTACATGCTGATAGGGAATAGCTGAAGCTGAGGCTGAATAGCAAACACCCAGTGGCAGTATAAGATTTACCTCAAGAGACACGGCAAAAGACTTACTGATTAAAATGAGGTTTGATTTGGGGACAACAAATAGTCTTCGTATACACAATGTATTTGAATCCGAAGCTGCTAATTTTCCTATTCATAATTCTCAAACTTTAACGATCTGTATCTTAATTTCAGAAATCCTGACGCAGCATCGCTTTGTCCTTACTTGACGAtgtaacaaaaatgtttttgtttacgttttcttACGACTAAATTCAAGAACAGACTAGTATTTTGATCAGCAACACTGCATCCTATTATATAACAGACTAGATTTCGATGTTTTAGACATGAAACGtatgagtgagagaaagagattcCAAGAAAGAAAGCGTTGTAGATCGAGCCAAGGAGTGGGAGGGGCCGTTGGAATGGacgaataaatatatttaaagactATACACGAGATATGGCAGACACCTACTACTTATCAAGAAAAATACCGAGACAAAGTTACATGGTTAAGGCTCCAACAGAATCATCataatttgtcattttcttttccagGTGGCGAGGGTGTCACGGATAATGAGCTCAGGCATCTAACAGAGTCCCTTTTGTCTTTCGACGTCAATAACGTTGGGAGCCTGATCACTGTTGACCCTCAGGGTAAAGGCAGCACATCTGAGGATGTGGCACCTGGACCGTAAGTGTGCAAAATGACTTCGGGTACTTTGAAAGATGGCCCCTTTTACCTGGCTTCCATGAGTGCTATAATGCCCGTAAAATGACATTGACCCATTTGGTCATAGTAACTTACAGTTAGAAGATGCTGATATGAGTTGACAAGAGTAGGTTACACTTTCCCAGCTGATTAACAGAAAAGAATGGCGTTGGCAAATTCCCATACAGTACGAACATCACTGCCAAAAATGTGATTGTGACCCAAAAATTGTATCTGTCGATATCATACTCTCAGCTTACAGCTTTGATTTTCCACCGGAAAACATTTAGTTCAAGTATGAAAGTTAAACATCAATAGAACcgtttcaattttctttcctgTATTTCTGTGTACAAAGtttaaaaaacaatgaataaccAATGCAGTAAAATTTTATGTAGCCGAACTCATGACACTTTCTAAATTTACTAATAGGTTTATTTCAGAAGGAATATTATTTACCAATCAGAAAATAATCAAGTGATGATTTACCATTCTGACCCATATAGCTTTTGGATTATGAAGCTAATGACCGTTTCtataataaaaatgtgttgctTTCAGGTCCATTCTACTGTACAAGGAGGTATATCGTAGTAGATACAACTAGTTTCTCGACTTTTTAGTCCCGTTCGGGGAATCAAAGACTTTCACAACCCTTCTGATTTCAAGCGTCATTCAGTATGACGGAGTCTCATCAGAGGCCGAATGTGAACAGCCTTATTTTAACATATGCTGTAGAATACAAACTTGTTTTTCGGTGAAGATACGATTGGTGACCTAGGGAATGCGGCGTGCGATGTTCACACGTTCTCTATGTCTTTGGGCTGGAGCAGATGTTAgccatatgtaaacatatataaaatacaattttcggAATCGTATGGTATTTAAATGAGATAACACTGCATTCCGATCGACAAATGTTgccataaacatacaaaaaaagttattttatctgtTCAAAATTTATGTAAAACCAGCTATTTGTGCCTTGACGGCTGTGAAAAATATCAGATGGTGACTGTGGTTGTTTAATGGCTGTTTGTGTAAAGGAGAAGAAATTTATGGCAATAAAAATGCTAATATAGACGATTGTTTATAAAAGTCATTGTCACCAGTATGGACTATAGTATGGTAGAAGTGGGGATATCCAGCCGGGTTATTGTTGAAGACTGAAGATAAACTGATATTTCACAGCAAATGtagttgatttccttttgttagAAAAAGCAAGAAAGAGTACTTTGGCTTCATTCAGACAACACTTTGCCTTAGTAACACAAGTGTTCACCCTAAAAAGCCTTAATATTTAAAACCATATCTGTTTTACCATCCAAGTAATAATTAGCGAATTTCTAAGGTCCACTATTGGTTGTTTCTGGTAACATGACCTCATAGGGTTTGTTATGTTTACCATATCAGGAAACATTCAATGGAAATATAGAAAGTAGATGAATAACTATTCATTATAGGGCATAGTTTAGAAGGAAAGGTTTGCTTTGAAAAGCCTGAATTCATTCTGTCAACTTTTTTAGAAATAGTCTGTAAACCTAGAAAGTTAACATCATGGTAGAGCGACAATTTTACAACACAAGGTCACATTTTTACAGTTTCGAAATTTGCACGTTTCCAGATACTTAATATTGGAGCCACATCTTTACAGTAAGACACCAGCATGTAATTTCTATTCGGCAATATTTCGATTCTCATGCTGATCCTTTTTTATGGGACTATCAAGATTTATAACTTCACCCCCTTATCATGAGCGACAGGGATTCAACACTTTTACTTGAAAATTGACGCTGGCAACTAACCCTACGTTCATTTTTAATTCGGAGTTCATTTCTTTTCAGATTCTTCACCCATGTACCACCAGAGGCTTTGAGCGGCCCTACCATCTCTGCCCTCATCGCCCTTCAAGACAATTACATCCCGAACGTCAGCGAAGGCGAAATCGAAGAACCCGGAGAAGTGGCTGAACTGGAGAATTTCCTCGACGCCATCATGGCCACAAAGGTCATGCAAATGACAGATGATTTCCTTTACGAAAAAAGTGAGAAATGAAACGAGGTTAATACTTTCAGCATAATCAGGCTTATGAATGCCATTATGTTCTAATTAAAACGTAGTTTTATAATGAATTTGCAGTCCGCTTGTGGCTACATAAAACAAAATGCTCAACCCAAAATATTTATATGAAGAGGTCAATATTGGGAAAGTTGGACAATGGGAAAAGTATTGCAATATCATCAGGGCTAAATATCAGCGCATCATATTCAAATACATGAATAAACGTATGCATAATACCCATATGAATTCAAATACATTTAATGGCTTCtcttcttttcatcttgtattcGGTTCACCGTTTCCATTACAGAACTCTGCACTGGTAGTCTGAGAAGCAAAATCAAGGAGATTTGGTTTGACCTTTACCCTCGAGGCAGCGGCAGCGCTCTCGGCTCCTCCGGTTTCGAGCACGCCTTCGTCGGGGAGATCAAGAAGGGTGCTGTCTCCGGGTTCCACAACTGGGTCTATTTCTACACGGAGGAAAGTGCCGGTAATCTTGACTATGGCGGCTGGAGTAAAGTGAGGGATTTTGGCGTCAAGGTAAGTCTCTCTTTCAGCTCTAAGAACAGACATTCTTTTCAGTCATGTCTGATATTTGAAAACCTGActtctttataattatatatataaagttctgttTGTGTTCAATGGTTGCACAATAAAGAATAAACTGTCCAGACCTTATAAAAGTTGACACTTCATCTTTAATACACTTGGAAATGTGGCGCGACcgtttttaatttatctttagtTTTCAAGTTATAtgccattttgttttcattccaaTGAAATATTACCTTATGAAACAAAAATATCGATGTGGCAATGTTATCATCATGACTATCCTAATCTAGGGCCTGGTCCTTGAAGATCACTTTGAATGGCTTAACTACAAGAAGAGTGTCGGCAGCTCATTCATAGCTACGTCTCCAGAATTCGAGATAGCCGTGTACACAGTGTGCTTCTTAGCTAGACCTGACTCCCTCTGCCCAGTTCAGATGGGAGGTCACCAGTTCAAGATTCAGACCTGGACATATAAGTACGCCGGCAAAACGCTCATTGGCAGTGCTTACCCACATTTATAAGTCTTGGAAAATGAGTGAAGTAATTTAGCGTGAATGCAGATGATACTGTCATCAAGTGAAAGTTATGTTTTGTCTTCAAGGTCTTATTAACGCTCCAAACATTAATTTATggtatcatttataatttattattttcttaaggcAGGTGCTGTAGattatcaataaaatattttatagattTACGTCTGGAGTTTCATTAAGATTCCGAAAAAGAGGTCGTATGATAGGAGTAGCATCAAATACTCCCGTTCACCTCTGATTTTACAAAGTGGTTCAACTCTACTTTGAACAGACTTTTCTCATGAATTTCGGTATATAAGAAAAATGCACGTTTTCTAAAGCATACTTCACTCCTGTGTAGCTACCTTACTAGTTTAAAATTCAGTGCATAGGCGTGTATTAAAAGCATATGAAATATAGGTTAGCTTTCTTGAAAACTAATCCTAAATCATGATTATtcataaactttatgaaacataaaGATACACTTTACACTTCGATGCTATTCCTACTGGAGAGAGATGCATGCGAGACGATAAAGAGCCCTATATTCGTCTGCAATGATGACtcagattgaaaaagaaatgtcACGAACATTACTTACAGACAGAGTTTCCCGGATCCGACGTGAAAGTTATAACTTGAACCTTCAGA
Encoded proteins:
- the LOC135199642 gene encoding uridylate-specific endoribonuclease-like; the protein is MRTICLVLLVAAGAYSDSCLGRCGEKDLSKSCQCNSSCKKFYDCCKDYFEICFSCQDRCGEAYLSSKPCQCNDKCPSHGNCCDDYNDLCGGGEGVTDNELRHLTESLLSFDVNNVGSLITVDPQGKGSTSEDVAPGPFFTHVPPEALSGPTISALIALQDNYIPNVSEGEIEEPGEVAELENFLDAIMATKVMQMTDDFLYEKKLCTGSLRSKIKEIWFDLYPRGSGSALGSSGFEHAFVGEIKKGAVSGFHNWVYFYTEESAGNLDYGGWSKVRDFGVKGLVLEDHFEWLNYKKSVGSSFIATSPEFEIAVYTVCFLARPDSLCPVQMGGHQFKIQTWTYKYAGKTLIGSAYPHL